One region of Streptococcus salivarius genomic DNA includes:
- a CDS encoding KH domain-containing protein: MDTIENLIIAIVKPLIASPDQLTIKIIDGPEFLEYHLDLAPADIGRVIGKKGRTITAIRAIVYSVPTQGKKVRLVIDEKEKA; the protein is encoded by the coding sequence ATGGATACCATTGAAAATCTTATTATCGCTATCGTTAAACCTTTAATTGCTTCACCAGATCAGTTGACCATCAAAATTATTGACGGTCCTGAGTTTTTGGAGTACCATCTTGATCTTGCCCCAGCCGATATTGGGCGTGTTATCGGGAAAAAAGGACGTACTATTACGGCGATAAGAGCGATTGTCTATTCGGTACCTACTCAAGGTAAAAAAGTTCGTCTTGTTATTGACGAAAAAGAGAAAGCTTAA
- the rpsP gene encoding 30S ribosomal protein S16 — translation MAVKIRLTRMGSKKKPFYRINVADSRAPRDGRFIETVGTYNPLVEENQVTLKEERVLEWLSKGAQPSDTVRNILSKEGVMKKFHESKFSK, via the coding sequence ATGGCAGTAAAAATCCGTTTGACTCGTATGGGTTCTAAGAAAAAACCTTTCTACCGTATTAACGTTGCAGATTCACGTGCTCCACGTGATGGACGTTTCATCGAAACAGTTGGTACTTACAACCCACTCGTTGAAGAAAACCAAGTAACACTTAAAGAAGAACGTGTTCTTGAGTGGTTGTCTAAAGGTGCACAACCTTCAGATACAGTTCGTAACATCCTTTCAAAAGAAGGCGTTATGAAGAAATTCCACGAATCAAAATTCTCAAAATAA